Proteins encoded in a region of the Dreissena polymorpha isolate Duluth1 chromosome 6, UMN_Dpol_1.0, whole genome shotgun sequence genome:
- the LOC127836200 gene encoding uncharacterized protein LOC127836200 → MVLFHNINVGQRVEVNIGWGNIRGTVMYKGCLTGKQGDWVGVHLEDKVGNCDGMVNGRRYFQCPNDYGLFVRANRLRFIPMQRCLYNKYHRVGQKSFVEEPLFGKSEKPEVDNGPYDPIKISAKFHEKVTGKSYDDDDIFRRKYHPLCHLISRTMPAATMTRPRSVTLTYSSTPIHGEYEIDRPFITSPSIPKTHMPYSALKRQISRSWETSHYVREMSVPTGRDSMKFSQWNDISA, encoded by the exons ATGGTCTTATTTCACAACATCAATGTTGGACAGCGTGTGGAAGTCAACATCGGTTGGGGAAATATTCGTGGAACAGTCATGTACAAAGGATGCTTGACAGGCAAGCAAGGGGACTGGGTTGGAGTCCACCTAGAGGACAAag TTGGTAATTGTGACGGTATGGTGAATGGCCGCCGGTATTTCCAGTGTCCAAACGACTATGGCCTATTTGTGAGAGCTAACAGGCTTCGCTTCATTCCTATGCAACGATG CTTGTACAACAAATATCACAGAGTCGGGCAGAAATCCTTTGTAGAAGAGCCCTTGTTTGGTAAATCAGAAA AGCCAGAGGTTGACAATGGGCCTTATGATCCTATCAAAATATCAGCAAAGTTCCATGAGAAAGTCACGGGAAAAAGTTATGATG ATGACGACATTTTCCGCCGCAAGTATCACCCTCTGTGCCACTTGATCAGTCGAACGATGCCTGCAGCAACGATGACCCGACCTCGCTCTGTGACGCTCACCTATTCCTCGACTCCCATTCATGGGGAGTATGAAATTGACAGGCCTTTCATCACAAGTCCATCAATTCCCAAGACCCACATGCCGTATTCTGCTCTGAAACGACAGATTTCCCGCAGTTGGGAGACCTCGCATTACGTTCGGGAAATGTCCGTACCCACTGGGCGTGATAGCATGAAGTTTTCACAGTGGAATGACATTTCTGCTTAG